The Dioscorea cayenensis subsp. rotundata cultivar TDr96_F1 chromosome 7, TDr96_F1_v2_PseudoChromosome.rev07_lg8_w22 25.fasta, whole genome shotgun sequence genome includes a region encoding these proteins:
- the LOC120265431 gene encoding receptor-like protein 7 yields the protein MMCSHHRGGSFSFLFSIPSCFFFLFILVLLSLSSSSSSTNALSAHSQQCLDLLDLKKGFIKLNESDYYYYHGPATTSLPHWHAGTNCCGWEGVSCDKASGLVVSLDLSERYMGGNIMPSLFNLTSIQTLNLAYNDFNQSATLLSDFDKLANLTHLNLSHSGLLAGQVPMGISRLTKLISFDLSSYSYGPYALKLEKPDLGTLIRDLSNLKELYLDGANISSSGTEWCHAISDPAPGLQALSLRDSSLSGPIDSSLSKLRNLSILRLHGNDLSSQVPDFFANFSSLTELSLSECGLQGVFPTGVFELLSLKTLDLSFNPMLAGFLPEFPLNSSLETLTIYHTNFSGSLPNSLGNLESLIYLDLSDCNFSGSIPWSIGNLSELVSLDLSSNYLSGYLPLMLAGSKFSTIDLSSNYFIGQIPSSLGHAHHLTSLHLEDNLLTGSIPMSLFTLPILEELYLSDNKLSGQLQEFTNASSILQYVDLPGNNLGGKLPKSLVNLSALISLDLSSNNFDGSVVGLELFGHLQNLTYLDLSGIDLSISDRNVGSSLLFPSLDTLILQSCNLMAIPSFLKYKENMELLDLSNNRIHGIIPKWIWSNGSYGGSMNLSCNLFTDIERPRPDPLTMMSINSLDLHSNMLQGQIPLLQSQFLDYSNNYFTGSIPVNISAYLLDTSFFSLANNNLTGEIPTSICHTNLRVLDLSNNSLSGSIHKCLLESLSNLQVLNLRRNQFQGILPRNINSSCSLVIINFYGNQLEGEIPKFLAKCEQLQFLDIGSNKLADSFPYWLGNLPALKVLVLRENKFYGYFECPLVASVGNHTFEVMQILDISSNNFTGNLPLDCFTRMKAMMIHREGDGTIGFSYNSADLVKYNNLKLNKNQARPVTRSCLLIYACPSDGSYNPASTYYEDLVTIVAKGYKRDQTKIPATTSYIDVSNNRLEGTLPEVIGDLKSLNFLNMSLNAFKGHIPQVFGNLRELESLDLSGNQLSGEIPNSLTSLTFLSVLNLSNNNLVGRIPQGNQFNTFPNASFEGNPGLCGFPLSRHCVNSTSMEPSTDLNNASHELDMEEIWIWMFRGLGFGVGFALAIFHQLLFTKLKIWYKRRFR from the coding sequence ATGATGTGTTCACATCACCGGGGTGGCTCCTTCTCCTTCCTCTTTTCCATTCCatcatgcttcttcttcttgttcatattAGTGCTATTATCCTTATCAAGCTCCTCCTCATCAACTAATGCACTCAGCGCCCATTCACAACAATGTCTGGACCTTCTCGACCTCAAAAAAGGTTTCATCAAGCTCAATGAAAGCGACTACTACTACTACCACGGGCCTGCAACAACTTCACTTCCGCACTGGCATGCTGGCACAAACTGCTGCGGGTGGGAAGGAGTCAGCTGCGACAAAGCATCCGGTCTCGTTGTCTCTCTTGACCTCAGCGAGAGGTATATGGGAGGCAACATTATGCCCTCCCTTTTCAACCTCACCTCCATCCAAACACTCAATCTTGCCTACAATGACTTCAATCAGAGTGCCACCCTGCTTTCGGATTTCGACAAACTGGCTAATCTCACACATCTCAATCTTTCTCATTCCGGACTGCTGGCAGGCCAAGTCCCCATGGGCATCTCTCGCCTTACAAAGCTCATATCTTTCGACCTCTCCTCATATTCGTATGGCCCATATGCTTTGAAGCTGGAGAAGCCTGATCTTGGTACTCTCATCAGAGACCTTTCTAATTTAAAAGAGCTCTATTTGGATGGAGCCAATATCTCTTCTAGTGGGACGGAGTGGTGTCATGCCATCTCTGACCCCGCTCCTGGCCTTCAAGCTCTCAGCTTACGAGACTCTTCACTCTCTGGACCGATTGACAGCTCACTATCCAAGCTCCGGAATTTATCAATTCTTCGCCTTCATGGTAACGATCTTTCGTCCCAAGTGCCAGACTTCTTtgcaaatttttcttctttaactgAACTAAGTCTCAGTGAGTGTGGGCTTCAAGGTGTGTTTCCGACTGGCGTGTTTGAACTCTTGAGCTTGAAGACACTTGATCTTTCATTTAATCCGATGCTAGCAGGGTTTCTCCCAGAATTCCCATTAAATAGCTCTTTGGAGACATTGACTATTTACCATACGAATTTCTCTGGGAGTTTGCCAAATTCTTTGGGAAACTTGGAATCCTTGATATACTTGGATCTTTCTGATTGTAATTTCTCAGGGTCAATACCTTGGTCGATTGGGAATCTCAGTGAATTGGTTTCTTTAGACCTCTCCTCTAATTATCTCTCCGGGTACCTGCCACTAATGCTTGCTGgttcaaaattttcaaccatTGATCTTTCTTCTAATTACTTTATTGGGCAAATCCCAAGCAGTCTCGGTCATGCACATCACCTTACATCACTTCATCTAGAGGACAACTTATTGACTGGATCTATCCCCATGTCTTTGTTCACACTTCCAATATTAGAGGAGTTATATCTATCTGACAACAAGCTCTCTGGTCAACTGCAAGAATTCACAAATGCATCTTCTATATTGCAATATGTTGATCTACCTGGCAATAATCTCGGTGGGAAGCTCCCAAAATCACTTGTTAATCTCTCTGCTCTCATCTCACTTGATTTAAGTTCAAACAACTTTGATGGTTCAGTGGTGGGATTAGAGTTGTTTGGCCACCTTCAAAATCTCACATACTTGGATCTTTCAGGCATTGACTTGTCAATCTCTGACCGAAATGTTGGTTCTTCTCTTCTGTTTCCATCTCTCGATACCTTGATATTGCAATCTTGCAATCTGATGGCTATCCCATCTTTCTTGAAGTATAAGGAGAATATGGAACTCCTAGACCTTTCAAACAATAGAATTCATGGGATTATACCCAAGTGGATATGGAGCAATGGGAGCTACGGCGGGTCTATGAATTTATCTTGCAACTTATTTACTGATATTGAGAGGCCACGTCCTGATCCTCTAACGATGATGAGCATTAACAGCCTTGATCTACATTCTAATATGCTTCAAGGACAAATTCCCCTTCTCCAATCacaatttttggattattcaaACAACTATTTCACTGGTTCCATTCCGGTTAATATATCTGCTTACCTGCTTGacacttcttttttttctttggccAACAACAATCTCACTGGAGAAATCCCCACATCCATTTGTCATACAAATCTTAGAGTCCTTGATCTTTCAAACAATAGCTTGAGTGGTTCAATCCACAAATGTTTGTTAGAGAGCCTTTCTAATTTGCAGGTACTTAACCTTAGAAGGAATCAATTTCAAGGAATCCTTCCTCGAAACATCAACTCAAGTTGCTCGTTGgtaataatcaatttttatgGAAACCAGTTGGAGGGAGAAATACCAAAGTTTTTAGCCAAATGTGAACAACTTCAGTTTCTAGATATTGGAAGCAATAAATTAGCAGACTCTTTTCCATATTGGTTAGGAAACCTTCCCGCATTGAAAGTCCTTGTTCTCagggaaaataaattttatggataCTTCGAATGTCCTCTTGTAGCGTCTGTGGGCAATCACACTTTTGAAGTTATGCAAATCTTAGACATTTCGTCTAACAACTTCACTGGCAATCTACCATTGGATTGCTTCACAAGAATGAAGGCTATGATGATTCATCGAGAAGGGGATGGAACAATTGGATTCTCATATAATAGTGCCGACCTAGTGAAATATaataacttgaaattaaataagaatCAAGCGAGACCTGTTACGCGATCGTGTCTGCTAATCTACGCTTGTCCTTCAGACGGCTCTTATAATCCAGCATCAACATATTATGAGGACCTAGTTACAATAGTTGCAAAGGGGTATAAGAGGGACCAAACAAAGATTCCAGCAACGACTTCATACATTGATGTCTCCAACAACAGATTAGAAGGCACTTTACCTGAAGTGATTGGGGATCTTAAGTCACTTAATTTCTTGAACATGTCACTAAATGCTTTCAAGGGCCATATTCCTCAAGTTTTTGGAAATTTAAGGGAACTAGAGTCTTTGGATCTCTCAGGAAATCAACTCTCCGGTGAGATTCCAAACTCTTTAACCTCCCTAACATTCTTGTCTGTCCTGAATCTATCAAACAACAACTTAGTAGGAAGGATACCACAAGGAAACCAGTTCAACACGTTTCCCAATGCTTCATTTGAAGGAAATCCTGGACTTTGTGGCTTCCCGTTATCAAGACACTGTGTTAATTCAACAAGCATGGAGCCTTCTACAGATCTCAACAACGCATCTCATGAACTCGACATGGAAGAGATCTGGATCTGGATGTTCAGAGGGTTAGGGTTCGGAGTGGGATTTGCATTGGCCATTTTCCATCAACTGTTGTTTACCAAACTCAAAATATGGTACAAGAGGAGGTTCAGGTAA